The genomic segment GCGCAGCTCGTGCGCCACGTCCGCGGTGAACCGCTGCTCGCTCAGCAGCTTGCCCTGGAGCGTGGACGCCATCGTGTCCAGGGCCCCGGCGACCGCGGCCACCTCGTCCTGGTGGCGCGGGAAACCCGTGTCGTCCGGCCGCGCGTGCGGGTCCCTGACGCGCGCGTCCAGGTCGCCCGCGCTGATCCGCCGGGCCACCTGCGCGGTCTGGTGCAGCCGCCGCGTCACCCGCGTCACCGCGAACGCGCCGACCAGCAGCGTCGCCCCGATCGCGAGGACCGACGAGCCGAGGATCGCCCGGTCGAGCCCGTCGATAGTGCGGGCACCCTGCGCGTAGTCGACCTGGACGGCGATGGCGCGGCCCCCGTCGGCGGGCCCCGCCGCCCACATCGTCGGCCGCGCGTCGTGGGCGGCGACCATCGTGCCGCGCTGCCCGCTCACCGCGAGGTCCCGCAGCCGCGAGGGCAGGCCCACCGGGTCGACGCCCGCGCCGGGGCCGAGCCGGTCGCCCGCCTCGTACCGCTCGGTGGCCTCGTCGAGGCGGGAGAGGGCACGGTCACGGGCCTGGCCCACGGTCTGGTTGGTCACCGAGACGTGCACGAGCGCGCCGAGCAGCGCGGCCAGCGCACAGCACATCACGGTGATGAAGACGGCGGCCTTCCAGGTGAGGGTCGCCGTCCAGGCGGGGAGCCGCGGCCCGCGCGGCTGACGGCGGCTCATCACCCGCCGCTCCCCGAGGGCGAGGGCTGCGTGGAGGGCCGGGGGGTCGACGACTTCGGCGCCTTCTTCCTCGGCCCCTTCGCGGAGCGGACGATCTCGTCGCTGGTCGGCAGCATCGCCTTCTGGTGCGAGTCCCAGGACCACACCGTGTGGTACTCGTACCCGGCGAGGCTGGAGATGGCGCGGATGATGAGATCACGCCCGGCGAGCTCGACGCCGAGCACGGCATCGCTCATCTCCATGATCTGCGTCAGCTGCCGCTTCTCCTCGGCGTAGACGCGGATGTCGAGGTTGTCGTCGGGCGTGGAGACGCCGACGATCAGGTCGTCCCTGCCGTCGCCGGTCAGGTCGCGGTAGTACGCCTTGAGGACCGGACACCGCCCCTGCTCGCCCGAGCCGTCCTCGGCGCAGTCCTTCAGCCGTTCGACGGTTTCCTTGTACGCCCGGTCGGTGGGCTCGTACGTCCCCGGGTTCTCCGTGAAGTCCGCGCGCACGACGTCGACCGGGTCCACCTTGCGCAGGTCGCCCTTCGGCACCTCGACGCCCTTGACCTTGACGGCTTCTATGGCGCCGTAGTCCTCGGCGGGCACCGAAGGTGACGGAAGATCCGGCCAGAGGTGCGTGGGCCCCTCGGCGGTCGGCGTCGGGCCGGCGCCGCGCAGCCCGCCGGGGTCGCCGCAGCCACCGGCCAGCAGGACGGCGAGGACGGCGAAGGCGGCGGGCGCGAGCCGGCTGCGTTGCACTGCACTCCTGCCTGCCGCGGACGCGCGGCCTGTCGTGGCACCAGGCCTGTCGTTACGTCACCATTGTTACGTCACGAGGTCGGCGTAGAGAATGATGTTGTCCGAGCGGTGACCGCCCACGATGGGCCCGCCGCAGGTCAGCAGGCGCAACTCGGGTCGGTCGGTCGCCCCGTACACCTTATTGGTGGGGAAGTCCCTCTTGTCGACCTGCTGGATCTCCCGCACCTCGAACGTCGCCGTGCTGCCGTCCGCGCGGGGCACCTCCACAGTGTCGCCGACCTCGACCTTCGCGACGTTCTTCATCAGCGCCGGACCGTTCGCCGTGTCGTAGTGCGCGACGATCACGGCGGGCCCCTTCTCGCCGGGCGTGACCCCGCCGGTCCACCAGCCGGGCTCGTCCGCCTTGTCCACGGGCGGCACTTCCAGCTCCTGGTCCGCGCCCACGCCGAGGTCGAGCATCGACGTGGTGTCGACGCCCGCGGCGGGGATGCGCAGCCCGGTCGGCTTCGACGCCTTCAGCGGCGCGACGGTCTGGTGGGCCCGCGCGGTCGCGGCGTTGTGGACCTTCACGTCGGGCGCCGGGTCGCCGTTGCCGCCGCCGCTCTGCCCGCAGGCGATCATGCCGATGCCGAGGGCGGCGGTGAGGGCTCCGGCGGCGGCGATGCGGCCGGTGCGCCGGGGGCGGACGGCGGGCGCCTCGGGGGCGTCGGGCGTGCGGGGGGTCATGGGGGACTCCTGGGGTGGAGGGGAGGGCTGGGGGCGGTGCGGCCGGGGTCAGCCGTCCGAGCGGCCGCGGCGCAGCATCGCGAACCCGAGACCGGCCGCCCCGGCCGCCGCCATGCCGCCCCCGGCCACGAGGAACGCGGGGCTCCCGGCGTCCCGCACGCCCTCGGCACCGGCCTTCACCCCGCCCTTGGGGGCGCCGGCCGTGTCACCGGTGCGCGGGGCGGGCCGCTGCTTCTGGTCGTTCTTGCCGCCGTCCGTCCGGTCCTTGCCGTCGAGGTACGCGATGCCGATGTGCCCGTTCGAGGGGTGCAGCTCGTACTCCACACCGCCCTGGGTGACCGTCCGGTGCGTGGCGGAGAGGGTGGCGATCTCCTTGCCCTTCAGGGAGATCGTCGCCACGTACGCACCGCCGCGGTTCTGGATCCTCGCCTTCGCGCCGTTGCCGAGGACGACTTCGTAGACCTCGCCCTTCGCATGCGGCTTGAACGCCGTCGCCGTGGGCGTGGGAGCGGGTGAGTCCGCGAAGGCACCGGCGGCCGGCAGGAGCAGCGACCCGCCGACGAGGGCGGAGACGGCGGCGGTACGGAGGAGGGTGGGGCGGCGAGTGAGGCTCACGGGACGTTCCTTACGGTCGGTCGGCTGATCGCTCCGGCGTGATCGGGGGGACTCGTAAGAAGTTAGATGTCCGCTATTGCGGCAATTCGGCGGATATGTAACAACAGCCCATAACTGCGTGGGCAGTGCCGTTACGGGGTGGGTGGGACTTCACACCCGGACCGGGCGCACTCGGCGCAAAGACGCCCCCGCTCCTCCCGGCCGCGACCTGGTTCTTGCCGGGGAGCGTGTGGGCTGTTCCCATGGTCGAGGGGGTGAGGGCTCATGACCGGACTGCGTGTCGTACCGGCCTGGAGGCACGGCCAGGAGCGTTTGTACGTGTACCTCGCGGACGGCAGGAACGTGGCCTGGTACGACCGTGAGGCGTCCCGCGTCAACCTGCTCAGCGAGGAGAGCGAGGAGGACGTCCTCGACGTCCTGGCGCCTTTCCTTACCGGCCAGGTCACCGTGGGTCCGCCGCCCGTGCCGACCCCCGCCGAACTGGCCAGGCTCGCCCTCCACCCGGACGACGACCTCGCCCCCAACCGCCCCGGCGAGGCCCTGCGGATCTCCCTCGACCGCGACCCGGCGCCCGCCCGCAGGCTCCGCGCCGACCCCCGGCACCGCGCGCTCGCCGCCGAACAGGCGGTGGGCGAGGCGCTCGACGCCCTGGAGGGCGCGGGCTGGCGGGTCCTGCACTCCTTGCCGCTGCCCGGCGACGCCCGGATCCACCACCTGCTGATCGGCCCCGGTGGCCTGTTCTGCGTGGCCACCCTCGCCGTCCGCAAGCAGCGGGTGCGCATCGCCGACCCGATGGTGACGGTCGGCCGCGCCGAGCCGTTCCCCCTCCTGCGCTCCCTCCGCTCGGACGCGGGCCGGGCGTCCTTCGCGCTGACGGCGGAGGTCCGCCCGGTCCTCGTCCTCGCCGGGTCGGGCGCCGCCGACCTGGACGTGGCGGCGCCGCCACGCGATGTCCGGGTGCTGCGCGAGGCGGACCTGCCGGGCCTGGCCCGCCTCGGCGGGGTGCTGAAACCGGCCGATGTGGAGGCGCTGCACGCGCTGGCCAGGGACCGTAGGACGTGGGAACGGGTCTGACGGTCGGGCTGACCTACAGGTTGTCGCCCCAGCCGCCCTGGATCATGGTCTGGAAGGCCCAGGAGCCGCCGCGCCTGATCAGGATGTCGGCGTAACGCAGCCGCTGCGTCTCGCCGTTCGCCGTCATCACCGAGTCCGTGAAGACGACGGCCATCGCGGGGGAGAGGAAGACGGGCGTGCGCGTGGACTCGAACGAGATGTCCTCGCCGCCGTCCCCCATGACGTGCGTCATGGTCCCGACGAACTGCTCCCGGTCCCACTGCGCCGCCCGCCCGTCACCGGCGGAGTCGTCGCTGACCAGGTTGAGCGGGAAGACGGCCAGGTCCGCCATCCGCTCGACATCGCGCTTCGCGCTGTGCGCGTCGTACTCGGCGAACCAGGCGTCCAGGCTCGCGCGGTCCTCGTCGGTCGGGACGTATCCGGTGTCGGTGTCGGGAAGACGGGTCACGCGGGCTCCTCTGTGTCTCTAATCAACTTTGACTACGTGTCTCGGTGGGAAAGGTATGCCACGGAGGAGGAGTAGTCAAACTTGATTAACGAAAAAACCTATGGATGTCCGCGGCGGCCGTTGCTACGTTTCCTGCGCCGCCCGGGAGCGCCGTACCGCGCATTCCCGAAAGGCACGACCATGCACTTCACTTCCGACAAGCACCTCGACACCGAGGTCCCAGGCCGCAGCGTCCGAGAGCGAGAGTTCACGCTCGGCGAGGTCCAGGTCCCCGGCATCCTGTGGACGCCCGCCTCCGAGCCGTCCACCGAGGCACCGCTGATCCTGCTGGGGCTCCCGCCGCTCGGGCTGGACAAGATGTATCCCAGGCTGGCGGCGAGGGCCCGGCACGTCGTGGCGGACGGTTTCGCCGCCGCCACCATCGAGCTCCCCGGCAGCGGAGCCCGTCCGCGTATGCCCGTCGTCGACGAGGCCCGTGCCGAGCTGCGCCGGGCCCTGGCGGCCGGCGAGCCCGTCGGCGACGACATCGTGGACCGGCTCGTCCTCCCGCTGGTGGAACAGGCGGTCCCGGAATGGCAGGCGGCGCTGGACGCCCTCCTGACACTGCCCGGAATCGGTGGCCCGGTCGGATACTCGGGCGGTGTGATCTCCGTCGGGGTCCGCCTTGCGGCGGTCGAGCCGCGCGTCGCGGCCGCGGTCCTGTTCGCGGGGAGTCTCGTACCGCGCGCGGTGTTCGAGGAGGCCCGGCGGGTCACCATCCCGCTGCACGTCCTGTTGCAGTGGGACGACGAGGGCAACGACCGACAGGCCTCCCTGGACCTGTTCGACGCCTTCGGCTCCGAGGAGAAGTCCCTGCACGCGAACATGGGCGGGCACACGGGGGTCCCGGAGTCGGCGGGGGAGGAGGCGGGACGGTTCCTCGCGCGGCATCTGAAGTCCTGAAGTGAGGTCCGGCCGCCGGGTCCGACGCGGGGGCGGCCGAATGGCCGTCAGGACGGCAGCGGGCGCGCCCGGCCGGGGTCGTCGAGGGGCTCGATCAGGTCCCCGTACTCCTCGAGCCGCGGCGCGATGTCGTCCGCGGCGAAGACCAGCCGGCCGGGCTCGTCACAGGCCTCGACCTCGTCCCAGGTCACGGGGGCGGAGACGGTCGGCTCCCGCCGCGCCCGCAGGGTGTAGGGCGCGGCGGTGGTCTTCGCGGCCGCGTTCTGGCTGAAGTCGACGAAGACCTTGCCGGGGCGCAGGCTCCGCGTCATGCGGTGCACGACGAGTTCGGGCAGCTCGCGCTCGGCCGCGACAGCCAGTGATTTGGCGTACGCCGTGACCCGTTCGGAGGGGGTCGGCTCCAGCGGTACGAGGAGATGCAGTCCCTTGCTGCCCGACGTCTTCGCGTACACGTGGAAACCGTCGGCCGCCAGCCGCTCCCGCAGCCAGAGCGCCGCCCGGCAGCACTCCACGACCGTGGCGGGCGGCCCCGGATCCAGGTCGAAGACCATCCGGTCGGCCTGCGCGGGCGCGTCCGCCCGCCACTGCGGCACGTGGAACTCGGTGACCAGGTTGGCCGCCCACATCAGCGTCGGCAGGTCCTGTACGAGGACCTGCCGCGCGGTCCCCTCGGAGCGGGAGCGCGGCACCTCGGCGGTATGCACCCAGTCGGGGGTGCCCGGCGGCACGTTCTTGGAGAAGAACTGCTGGCCGTCGGGGCCGTCCGGATAGCGCAGGAAGGAGACGGGTCGGTCGCGGAGGTGGGGGAGGAGGGCGTCGGCCGTGGAGGCGTAGTAGTGCAGGACCTCGGCCTTGGTGAAGCCGCTCGCGGGATACAGGACCTTGTCCAGGTTCCTGAGCGCGAGCCGCCGCCCCTCCACCTCTGTGATCGGCGTCATAGGATGAGAGTCCCATATAACGCCCAAAGCGTCACAAATCAGCTCTCAGTGAGGTGCCGGACGTGCGATCCATATGGAACGGTGCGATCTCCTTCGGGCTGGTCAGCATCCCGATCAAGCTCGTGAACGCGACCGAGAACCACGCGGTCTCCTTCCGCCAGATCCACACGGAGGACGGCGGCCGCATCCGCTACCGCAAGGTGTGCGAGCTGGAGGAGCGCGAGGTGCCGACGGCGGAGATCGGCAAGGGGTACGAGGACGCGGACGGCTCGATCATCCCCATCACCGACCAGGACCTGGCCACGCTGCCCATCCCCACCGCCAAGACGATCGAGATCGTCGCCTTCGTCCCGGCCGACCGCATCGACCCGCTCCAGATGGGCGCCGCGTACTACCTGGCGGCGAGCGGAACCCCGGCCGCCAAGCCGTACACGCTGCTGCGCGAGGCGCTGAAGCGGAGCCAGAAGGTGGCCATCGCGAAGTTCGCGCTGCGGGGCCGGGAGCGGCTCGGCATGCTGCGCGTCGTCGACGACGTGATCGCCATGCACGGACTGCTCTGGCCGGACGAGATCCGTGCGCCCGAAGGGGTGGCCCCGGACGCGGACGTCACCGTGCGCGAGGCCGAGCTCGACCTGGCGGACGCGCTGATGGACACCCTCGGCGAGGTCGACATCAACACCCTCCACGACGACTACCGCGAGGCGGTCGAGGAACTGGTCGCCGCCAAGGTCGACGGCGTGACCCCGGCGGAGAGGGCCCCGGCCGGGGACGGCGGCGGCAAGGTCATCGACCTGCTCGCGGCCCTGGAGAACAGTGTCCGCGAGGCGCGGACGGCGCGGGGCGAGGACCAGGACCCGGAGGCGGTGGCCGAGGTGACGCCGCTCGCCCGCAAGTCGTCGCGGGCGACGCCCAAGCAGGTGGGAGGGAAGAAGTCGACGTCGACCGCGGCGAAGAAGAAGGCCGCCCCCGCCGCGAAGAAGGCGTCGGCCAAGTCGACCGCGCGCAAGACGACCACGGCGAAGCAGACAGGGTCGGCGAAGAGCGGGGCGGCCAAGAAGACGGCGTCCAAGAAGACAGCGGCGAAGAAGACGACGGGGACGGGGACGGGAAGGCGCAGGGCTTCCGCCTGAACGTAGGGGTCCGGGCTCGCGTCCGTGTACGCGCCTACGCCGTCGCGCCCCGGCCCGCCGGTGAGGAGGCGATGACCTCGGCGACGTACGGCAGGTGATCGTCGAGGAAGAAGTGGCCCCCGGGCAGTACGTGGCAGGAGAAGTCGCCGCGCGTCTCGCTTTCCCAGGCCCGCGCGCCCTCGACGGTGACGCGCGGGTCCGCGTCTCCGGTCAGCGCGACGACCGGGCAGCCGAGCGGGGGACCGGCGCGGTGGACGTGGGAGTCGAGGAGCCGGTAGTCGGCGCGCACGGGCGGAAGGATGAGCGGCAGCAGGTCGGGGGAGGAGAGGAGCTCGTTCGCGGTGCCGGACAGCTTGCGCATCTCGTCCACGAGTTCGCCGTCGGACATCTCGTGCACGGGCCGCTCGGCCGCGGCGGGGCGCCAGGGCAGCGAGGGGGCCTGCCGTCCGGAGACGAAGAGGGTGACGGGGGGCCGCCCCTCGGCCGTCATGCGCCGCGCGGTCTCGAAGGCGAGGACCGCGCCCATGCTGTGCCCGAACAGGGCGGTGGGCCTGATGTCGGACGGCCCGGAGAGCGCGGCGAGCACCGCGTCGACGACGTCGTCCGCGCGCTCGGCGAACGGCTCGCCGTACCGCTCCTGGCGCCCCGGGTACTGCACGACCATCGGGTCGACGGTGCCGGAGACGGCGGCGGACAGCGCGTGGAAGGCGCTGGCGGAGCCGCCCGCGTGCGGGAAGCAGACGAGGCGGGTCCCGGCGGCGGGCGCGGGGTGGAAGCTGCGTATCCAGTCGCCCACGAGCGCGACCTTCCTTTCGCTGCCGCGCGGGGCGGCGATGTGCTGGGTGACGAGTGCTGAGGTGCTGTGTCCGTCCAACCTAGACTGACGGCGGACGCCGATGACGAGGCGGTGGACGAGAAGGGCGAGGGTTGTGAGAGCGGGAGGCCGACGGACGGCGCCGGACGGCGCGGTGGCTCCCGCGGAGGCTGTCGCCGGCGGCCACGACGGCCACGACGGCCACGACGGCCACGACGACCCGTCCCCGGAACTGCTCACGGAAGCGGCCGCAGCCTTCGGTCTGCTCGCGTCGTCCGCGCGGCTGCACATCGTGTGGGCCCTGGCGCAGGGCGAGAGCGACGTGAGCGGCCTCGCGGAGCGGGTGGGCGGCGCGCTGCCCGCCGTGAGCCAGCACCTCACCAAGCTGAAACTGGCCGGGCTCGTCGGGTCGCGCCGCGAGGGCCGCCGCATGGTGTACTTCGTCGCCGACCCCGACGTGGTGACGGTCGTACGTCTCATGGTCACCCAGCTCGCGTCGCGGGCCGAGGCGTCCACCGCCCCGGCCCGCCGTTTCCGCGGAACCGGTGCCTGAGGGTCCTCCGATGTCCGGACCGACCACGCACCAAGTCCTGCGCTCGCTGGAGACGGGACCGCGCGGCCTCACGGACGAGGAGGCCGACGCGCGCCTGGCCCGGTACGGCCCGAACGTGCCGCCGACCCGGGGCAGGGTGTCCTGGCCGCTCCGTTTCGTACGAGGGCTGCGCGACCCGTTCACCGCGGTCCTGTTCTGCCTGGGGCTCGTCTCGGCCGCCACGGCGGCCTGGGGCACGGCCTCCGTGATCACGGTCCTGGTGGCGGTGAGCTGTGCGCTTCGCGCGACCGGTGAGCACCGGGCCGACCGCGCGATGACGGCGCTGCGCGACCTGGTGCCGACGACGGCGACGGTCGTGCGCCGCCCGACGCCCGGGCAGGGGGCGACGTCCCGCGAAGTCCCCGCCGAGGAACTGGTCCCCGGCGACGTCATCCGGCTCGCCGCCGGGGACGTGATCCCGGCGGACGTGCAGGTGCTCACGGCGACGGGGCTGTCCGTGAACGAGGCACCGCTGACGGGCGAGTCGTCCCCGACGCCCAAAGAACCGTGGACGTGGACGGCGGCCGGGCCGGGGGAGCGGACGGAACACCTCTGCTTCCAGGGCGGCAGCGTCACCGCGGGCATCGGCACGGCGGTGGTGACGGCGACGGGCGGGCACACGCGGTTCGCCGGTACGACGTACGAGGCGACCGGCGCGACCGGCGGCGAGCGGTCAGGTGGAGTCGGCGCCTTCGACCGCTCCGTGTCCGGCATCTCCTGGACCCTCGTCCGCTTCATGCTGCTCACGCCCCCGCTGGTGCTCGTGGCGGACGCGGTGCTGCGCGGCCGGGGCCTGGAGACGCTGCCGTTCGCCGTGGCCGTGGCGGTGGGACTGACCCCGGAGATGCTGCCGGTCGTGGTGACGACGTGCCTGGCCCGGGGCGCCGCCCACCTGGCCCGCGCCCACGGCGTGATCGTCGGACGCCTGCCCGCGCTGCACGACCTCGGCGCCATGGACGTCCTGTGCGTGGACAAGACCGGCACGCTCACGCAGGACCGCCCCGTGGTCGACCGCAGCCTCGACGCGGCGGGCCGCGACACCCCCGAGGCGCTGCACTGGGCGGCGGTGAACGCGTGGTGGACCCTGCAGCTGGCCGACCCGCCCACGCCGGACGCGCTGGACGAGGCGATCCTGACCGCGCGGGAGCACTACGAGGGGTACGAGGCGTACGAGGCGTACGAAGGCATCGCGGCCCTGCCCTTCGACCCCGTACGCCGCCTCGCCACCGCAGTGGTCACCCGTCCCGGCGCGGACCTGGGAGTCCACACGCTGGTGGTCAAGGGCGCCGTGGAGAACGTACTGGAACTCTGCGCCCTGCCCGAGGAGGAGCGAGCACGCCTCCAAGCCCTGGCAGCCCACCAGGCGGCGGAGGGCCTGCGCGTCCTGGCCGTGGCGACGAAAGACCACGACCGCCCGGCACGGCGCCGACACAACGCGCCCCGACCCCCACCGGACCCGCACGGGCTCACCCTCATCGGCTTCGTCACCTTCCACGATGCCCCGGACCCGGCAGCGGGCCCGGCCCTGCGCGCGCTCGCCGACCGAGGCGTCACCGTCAAGATCCTCACCGGCGACCACCCCGGCACGGCCGCCCGCATCTGCCGAGACCTGGCCATGCCGCCCATGGCCCCCGACGCCACCCGCACGGCCGAGGACATGGACGCCGTGCCTCCCACCGACGTCGCGGCCTTGGCGGATCTAGCTGACCGCACCACGGTCTTCGCCGGCTGCACCCCCGCCCACAAAGCCCGCGTCGTGGCGGCCCTGCGCGCCAACGGCCGCACCGTGGGCTTCCTCGGCGACGGCGTCAACGACCTGCCGGCCCTGCTCGCGGCCGACGTGGGCGTGGCCCCGCACGACGCGGTGCCGGTGGCGAGGGAGGCGGCGGATGTGCTGCTGCCTCAGGCGGGCGGCCTGGCAGCCATCGACCACGCCGTCACCGCGGGCCGGAGCAGCGGCACGAACATAGCCACGTATCTGCGCATCACACTCTCCTCGAACCTCGGCAATGTGATCGCGATGCTCACCGCGGCGCTGCTCCTGCCCTTCCTGCCGATGCTCCCGGCCCAGGTACTGGTCCAGAACCTCTGCTTCGACGTGGCCCAACTCGCCTTCGCCCACGAACGCCCCGCCCCCACCGCCCTGCGCCGCCCCACCACGCTCCGCCCCCGCGCCTTCCTCCGCGTCATCACGGGCTTCGGCGTGCTCAACGCGGTGGCGGACCTGGCGACCTTCGCGGTCCTCGCGCTCGCGGCACCGGGCCCGACGGGAACGGAGGACGAGTCCCTGTTCCACGCGGGCTGGTTCACGGAGAACCTGCTCACGCAGGCACTCGCCATGCTGCTCCTGCGCGGCGCGGCCTACGCGACGACCGCCCCGGCCGGAACAGCCACCACCACCCCTGTCACCCGCGCGGCACTGGCCCTGGCGGCCGCAGGCATCCTCGTCCCCCTCTCCCCACTGGGCCCACCGCTGGGCATGACGCCCCTGCCACCCCTCTACTACGCACTGCTGACCGTGGTCCTGACGCTCTACGCGACGACAGTTGTACAGTTGCGCAACAAGGCAACTATAGGAGGGCCCAAATGATCCGCAACGCCCTGCAGCCCTGGCACCTACTGGTCGTGCTGCTCGTGGTCGTCGTGCTGTTCGGCAGCAAAAAACTCCCGGACGCCGCCCGCTCGGTGGGCAAGTCCCTGCGCATCCTCAAGAGCGAGACGAAGGCGCTGAGGGAAGAGGACGCCCAGCGGGAGCAGGAGTGGGAGCAGGAGCGGGGGCAGACCGGACGGCGAACCGGTGCGGACGTCACCTCATGACGTGGCGCGAATCGCCGAGATGTCGAACTGCAGCCGCACCTTCTCGCTGACCATCGTGCCGCCCGCGGCGAGGCGCTGGTTGTAGACGAGTCCCCAGTCGGTGCGGTCGATGGTGGTGGTGCCGTCGAACCCGACGCGCTCGAACCCGAAGGGGTCCACGACCGACCCCAGGTAGTCGAGTTGCAGCTCGACGGGCCGCGTGACGTCGCGGATGGTCAGATCCCCGGTCATACGGAAGGTCTCACCGCCTTCGTGGACGGTGGACGTGCTGCGGAACACCATCTCCGGGAAGCGGCGCGCGTCGAAGAAGTCGGTGCCGACGAGGTGCGCGTCCCGCTGCTCCACGCCCGTGTCGACGCTGCCGACCCGGATGACGATCTCGGCCCGCGACGCGGAGGGCCGGTCGCCGTCGAAGTGCAACGTGCTGTCGTAGTCGGCGAAGGCGCCCCGGACGGTCGTCACCATCGCGTGCCGCACGGAGAATCCGACGCGGCTGTGCGGCCGGTCGATGGTCCACTGCCCGGTGAGCCCGCGCAGCGCGGAGTCGAGCGCGACACCGCCACCGGTCGAGGGGTACGCGCCGGACGCGCCGGAGCCCCCGGCCGACGTCGGCTCGATGGTGGCGGTCTGACGACGGCTGAAGATGCCCACGGGTTTCGTACCCTCCCTCGACGATGATCGCTCCGTGCTATCACGCGGCCCACGCCCACCACCTCGCAAGATGGGCGGCCTCGTCCGGGTTCCATGGTGCCGACGGCAAAGCTGCACAGGATCGACATGATGTGGATGCACGGTCGGACGCCGTACGTGACGCACGGTTACGACACGGAGTGCCGGGGCGGGGGAGGGCGCCGACGCCCCGAGTTGCCCCCCGGCCGGGCCCGGCGCCCCCGGGCGGCGTGCCGGAGCCACCGACACGCACGCACCGCACGCACCGGGACATCGTCGGCCGACACACCGCCCCATCCCTCACCAGGTGTACGCGCCCCTACGCCCTCCCCCGTTCCTTCGGGCGCAGTGGCGGACACAGGCGGCGAACCCCCGACCTCGCCGCCGCCCCAAAGTCTTCCGGCCCGTTCACTCGACGTCGTTGACCATGGGCGCACTCTTGTTGACCGCCAGCGCACTCCCGTCGCTCAGCAACGTGCGCGCGCGGACCTCGCTGGGCGTGAGCCCGTACGCGGCACGGAACGCGCGGGTGAAGACGGCGGGCCGGGTGAACCCCCACCGGGCCGCGA from the Streptomyces venezuelae genome contains:
- a CDS encoding DUF4440 domain-containing protein, with translation MTRLPDTDTGYVPTDEDRASLDAWFAEYDAHSAKRDVERMADLAVFPLNLVSDDSAGDGRAAQWDREQFVGTMTHVMGDGGEDISFESTRTPVFLSPAMAVVFTDSVMTANGETQRLRYADILIRRGGSWAFQTMIQGGWGDNL
- a CDS encoding thioesterase II family protein, which codes for MDGHSTSALVTQHIAAPRGSERKVALVGDWIRSFHPAPAAGTRLVCFPHAGGSASAFHALSAAVSGTVDPMVVQYPGRQERYGEPFAERADDVVDAVLAALSGPSDIRPTALFGHSMGAVLAFETARRMTAEGRPPVTLFVSGRQAPSLPWRPAAAERPVHEMSDGELVDEMRKLSGTANELLSSPDLLPLILPPVRADYRLLDSHVHRAGPPLGCPVVALTGDADPRVTVEGARAWESETRGDFSCHVLPGGHFFLDDHLPYVAEVIASSPAGRGATA
- a CDS encoding sensor histidine kinase, producing the protein MSRRQPRGPRLPAWTATLTWKAAVFITVMCCALAALLGALVHVSVTNQTVGQARDRALSRLDEATERYEAGDRLGPGAGVDPVGLPSRLRDLAVSGQRGTMVAAHDARPTMWAAGPADGGRAIAVQVDYAQGARTIDGLDRAILGSSVLAIGATLLVGAFAVTRVTRRLHQTAQVARRISAGDLDARVRDPHARPDDTGFPRHQDEVAAVAGALDTMASTLQGKLLSEQRFTADVAHELRTPLTGLHAAAELLPPGRPTELVRDRVAALRTLTEDLLEISRLDAKSEAVDLDAHQLAPLAERVVRSSGEGTELVVVRDVCVDTDRRRLERVLGNLVANAHKHGRSPVVVTVDGPVVSVRDHGDGYPEYLVEHGPQRFRTEGTSKGTSKGHGLGLTIALGQAAVLGARLTFSNAADGGAVATLRLPYETAGDGEETGAPHDGA
- a CDS encoding ArsR/SmtB family transcription factor: MAPAEAVAGGHDGHDGHDGHDDPSPELLTEAAAAFGLLASSARLHIVWALAQGESDVSGLAERVGGALPAVSQHLTKLKLAGLVGSRREGRRMVYFVADPDVVTVVRLMVTQLASRAEASTAPARRFRGTGA
- the ligD gene encoding non-homologous end-joining DNA ligase: MTPITEVEGRRLALRNLDKVLYPASGFTKAEVLHYYASTADALLPHLRDRPVSFLRYPDGPDGQQFFSKNVPPGTPDWVHTAEVPRSRSEGTARQVLVQDLPTLMWAANLVTEFHVPQWRADAPAQADRMVFDLDPGPPATVVECCRAALWLRERLAADGFHVYAKTSGSKGLHLLVPLEPTPSERVTAYAKSLAVAAERELPELVVHRMTRSLRPGKVFVDFSQNAAAKTTAAPYTLRARREPTVSAPVTWDEVEACDEPGRLVFAADDIAPRLEEYGDLIEPLDDPGRARPLPS
- a CDS encoding class F sortase, coding for MTPRTPDAPEAPAVRPRRTGRIAAAGALTAALGIGMIACGQSGGGNGDPAPDVKVHNAATARAHQTVAPLKASKPTGLRIPAAGVDTTSMLDLGVGADQELEVPPVDKADEPGWWTGGVTPGEKGPAVIVAHYDTANGPALMKNVAKVEVGDTVEVPRADGSTATFEVREIQQVDKRDFPTNKVYGATDRPELRLLTCGGPIVGGHRSDNIILYADLVT
- a CDS encoding Ku protein encodes the protein MRSIWNGAISFGLVSIPIKLVNATENHAVSFRQIHTEDGGRIRYRKVCELEEREVPTAEIGKGYEDADGSIIPITDQDLATLPIPTAKTIEIVAFVPADRIDPLQMGAAYYLAASGTPAAKPYTLLREALKRSQKVAIAKFALRGRERLGMLRVVDDVIAMHGLLWPDEIRAPEGVAPDADVTVREAELDLADALMDTLGEVDINTLHDDYREAVEELVAAKVDGVTPAERAPAGDGGGKVIDLLAALENSVREARTARGEDQDPEAVAEVTPLARKSSRATPKQVGGKKSTSTAAKKKAAPAAKKASAKSTARKTTTAKQTGSAKSGAAKKTASKKTAAKKTTGTGTGRRRASA
- a CDS encoding alpha/beta hydrolase yields the protein MHFTSDKHLDTEVPGRSVREREFTLGEVQVPGILWTPASEPSTEAPLILLGLPPLGLDKMYPRLAARARHVVADGFAAATIELPGSGARPRMPVVDEARAELRRALAAGEPVGDDIVDRLVLPLVEQAVPEWQAALDALLTLPGIGGPVGYSGGVISVGVRLAAVEPRVAAAVLFAGSLVPRAVFEEARRVTIPLHVLLQWDDEGNDRQASLDLFDAFGSEEKSLHANMGGHTGVPESAGEEAGRFLARHLKS
- a CDS encoding nuclease-related domain-containing protein, producing MTGLRVVPAWRHGQERLYVYLADGRNVAWYDREASRVNLLSEESEEDVLDVLAPFLTGQVTVGPPPVPTPAELARLALHPDDDLAPNRPGEALRISLDRDPAPARRLRADPRHRALAAEQAVGEALDALEGAGWRVLHSLPLPGDARIHHLLIGPGGLFCVATLAVRKQRVRIADPMVTVGRAEPFPLLRSLRSDAGRASFALTAEVRPVLVLAGSGAADLDVAAPPRDVRVLREADLPGLARLGGVLKPADVEALHALARDRRTWERV